In Oncorhynchus keta strain PuntledgeMale-10-30-2019 unplaced genomic scaffold, Oket_V2 Un_contig_2666_pilon_pilon, whole genome shotgun sequence, a single genomic region encodes these proteins:
- the LOC127922672 gene encoding uncharacterized protein LOC127922672 isoform X7 yields the protein MHSLERCVATWRHQSDLSPKPHSLERCVATWRHQSDLSPKPHSLERCVATWRHQSDLSPKPHSLERCVATWRHQSDLSPKPHSLERCVATWRHQSDLSPKPHSLERCVATWRHQSDLSLKPHSLERCVATWRRQSDLSPKPHSLERCVATWRHQSDLSLKPHSLERCVATWRHQSDLSLKPHSLERCVATWRHQSDLSLKPHSLERCVATWRRQSDLSLKPHSLERCVATWRHQSDLSLKPHSLERCVATWRHQSDLSLKPHSLERCVATWRHQSDLSPKPHSLERCVAMWRHQSDLSPKPHSLERCVATWRHQSDLSLKPHSLERCVATWRHQSDLSLKPHSLERCVATWRHQSDLSLKPHSLERCVATWRRQSDLSPKPHSLERCVATWRHQSDLSLKPHSLERCVATWRRQSDLSPKPHSLERCVATWRHQSDLSLKPHSLERCVATWRHQSDLSLKPHSLERCVATWRRQSDLSLKPHSLERCVATWRRQSDLSLKPHSLERCVATWRHQSDLSPKPHSLERCVATWRHQSDLSLKPHSLERCVATWRRQSDLSLKPHSLERCVATWRRQSDLSPKPHSLERCVATWRRQSDLSLKPHSLERCVATWRHQSDLSLKPHSLERCVATWRHQSDLSLKPHSLERCVATWRRQSDLSLKPHSLERCVATWRHQSDLSPKPHSLERCVATWRHQSDLSLKPHSLERCVATWRHQSDLSLKPHSLERCVATWRHQSDLSLKPHSLERCVATWRHQSDLSLKPHSLERCVATWRHQSDLSLKPHSLERCVATWRHQSDLSPKPHSLERCVATWRHQSDLSPKPHSLERCVATWRRQSDLSPKPHSLERCVATWRRQSDLSLKPHSLERCVATWRHQSDLSPKPHSLERCVATWRHQSDLSPKPHSLERCVATWRHQSDLSPKPHSLERCVATWRHQSDLSLKPHSLERCVATWRHQSDLSLKPHSLERCVATWRHQSDLSLKPHSLERCVATWRRQSDLSLKSHSLERCVATWRHQSDLSLKPHSLERCVATWRHQSDLSLKPHSLERCVATWRRQSDLSLKSHSLERCVATWRHQSDLSLKPHSLERCVATWRHQSDLSPKPHSLERCVATWRHQSDLSLKPHSLERCVATWRHQSDLSLKPHSLERCVATWRHQSDLSLKSHSLERCVATWRRQSDLSLKSHSLERCVATWRHQSDLSLKPHSLERCVATWRRQSDLSLKSHSLERCVATWRHQSDLSLKSHSLERCVATWRRQSDLSPKPHSLERCVATWRHQSDLSPKPHSLERCVATWRHQSDLSLKPHSLERCVATWRHQSDLSLKPHSLERCVATWRHQSDLSLKPHSLERCVATWRRQSDLSPKPHSLERCVATWRHQSDLSLKPHSLERCVATWRHQSDLSLKPHSLERCVATWRHQSDLSLKPHSLERCVATWRRQSDLSPKPHSLERCVATWRHQSDLSLKPHSLERCVATWRRQSDLSPKPHSLERCVATWRHQSDLSLKPHSLERCVATWRHQSDLSFNPHSLERCVATWRHQSDLSLKPHSLERCVATWRHQSDLSFNPLNPHFPAIILTCY from the exons atgcacagtctggagaggtgtgtggccacttggagacaccagtcagacctctcacccaaaccccacagtctggagaggtgtgtggccacttggagacaccagtcagacctctcacccaaaccccacagtctggagaggtgtgtggccacttggagacaccagtcagacctctcacccaaaccccacagtctggagaggtgtgtggccacttggagacaccagtcagacctctcacccaaaccccacagtctggagaggtgtgtggccacttggagacaccagtcagacctctcacccaaaccccacagtctggagaggtgtgtggccacttggagacaccagtcagacctctcactcaaaccccacagtctggagaggtgtgtggccacttggagacgccagtcagacctctcacccaaaccccacagtctggagaggtgtgtggccacttggagacaccagtcagacctctcactcaaaccccacagtctggagag gtgtgtggccacgtggagacaccagtcagacctctcactcaaaccccacagtctggagaggtgtgtggccacttggagacaccagtcagacctctcactcaaaccccacagtctggagaggtgtgtggccacttggagacgccagtcagacctctcactcaaaccccacagtctggagaggtgtgtggccacttggagacaccagtcagacctctcactcaaaccccacagtctggagaggtgtgtggccacttggagacaccagtcagacctctcactcaaaccccacagtctggagaggtgtgtggccacttggagacaccagtcagacctctcacccaaaccccacagtctggagaggtgtgtggccatgtggagacaccagtcagacctctcacccaaaccccacagtctggagaggtgtgtggccacttggagacaccagtcagacctctcactcaaaccccacagtctggagaggtgtgtggccacttggagacaccagtcagacctctcactcaaaccccacagtctggagaggtgtgtggccacttggagacaccagtcagacctctcactcaaaccccacagtctggagaggtgtgtggccacttggagacgccagtcagacctctcacccaaaccccacagtctggagaggtgtgtggccacttggagacaccagtcagacctctcactcaaaccccacagtctggagaggtgtgtggccacttggagacgccagtcagacctctcacccaaaccccacagtctggagaggtgtgtggccacttggagacaccagtcagacctctcactcaaaccccacagtctggagag gtgtgtggccacgtggagacaccagtcagacctctcactcaaaccccacagtctggagaggtgtgtggccacttggagacgccagtcagacctctcactcaaaccccacagtctggagag gtgtgtggccacttggagacgccagtcagacctctcactcaaaccccacagtctggagaggtgtgtggccacttggagacaccagtcagacctctcacccaaaccccacagtctggagaggtgtgtggccacttggagacaccagtcagacctctcactcaaaccccacagtctggagaggtgtgtggccacttggagacgccagtcagacctctcactcaaaccccacagtctggagaggtgtgtggccacttggagacgccagtcagacctctcacccaaaccccacagtctggagaggtgtgtggccacttggagacgccagtcagacctctcactcaaaccccacagtctggagaggtgtgtggccacttggagacaccagtcagacctctcactcaaaccccacagtctggagaggtgtgtggccacttggagacaccagtcagacctctcactcaaaccccacagtctggagaggtgtgtggccacttggagacgccagtcagacctctcactcaaaccccacagtctggagaggtgtgtggccacttggagacaccagtcagacctctcacccaaaccccacagtctggagaggtgtgtggccacttggagacaccagtcagacctctcactcaaaccccacagtctggagaggtgtgtggccacttggagacaccagtcagacctctcactcaaaccccacagtctggagaggtgtgtggccacttggagacaccagtcagacctctcactcaaaccccacagtctggagaggtgtgtggccacttggagacaccagtcagacctctcactcaaaccccacagtctggagaggtgtgtggccacttggagacaccagtcagacctctcactcaaaccccacagtctggagaggtgtgtggccacttggagacaccagtcagacctctcacccaaaccccacagtctggagaggtgtgtggccacttggagacaccagtcagacctctcacccaaaccccacagtctggagag gtgtgtggccacttggagacgccagtcagacctctcacccaaaccccacagtctggagaggtgtgtggccacttggagacgccagtcagacctctcactcaaaccccacagtctggagaggtgtgtggccacttggagacaccagtcagacctctcacccaaaccccacagtctggagaggtgtgtggccacttggagacaccagtcagacctctcacccaaaccccacagtctggagaggtgtgtggccacttggagacaccagtcagacctctcacccaaaccccacagtctggagaggtgtgtggccacttggagacaccagtcagacctctcactcaaaccccacagtctggagaggtgtgtggccacttggagacaccagtcagacctctcactcaaaccccacagtctggagaggtgtgtggccacttggagacaccagtcagacctctcactcaaaccccacagtctggagaggtgtgtggccacttggagacgccagtcagacctctcactcaaatcccacagtctggagaggtgtgtggccacttggagacaccagtcagacctctcactcaaaccccacagtctggagaggtgtgtggccacttggagacaccagtcagacctctcactcaaaccccacagtctggagaggtgtgtggccacttggagacgccagtcagacctctcactcaaatcccacagtctggagag gtgtgtggccacttggagacaccagtcagacctctcactcaaaccccacagtctggagaggtgtgtggccacttggagacaccagtcagacctctcacccaaaccccacagtctggagaggtgtgtggccacttggagacaccagtcagacctctcactcaaaccccacagtctggagaggtgtgtggccacgtggagacaccagtcagacctctcactcaaaccccacagtctggagaggtgtgtggccacttggagacaccagtcagacctctcactcaaatcccacagtctggagaggtgtgtggccacttggagacgccagtcagacctctcactcaaatcccacagtctggagaggtgtgtggccacttggagacaccagtcagacctctcactcaaaccccacagtctggagaggtgtgtggccacttggagacgccagtcagacctctcactcaaatcccacagtctggagag gtgtgtggccacttggagacaccagtcagacctctcactcaaatcccacagtctggagag gtgtgtggccacttggagacgccagtcagacctctcacccaaaccccacagtctggagaggtgtgtggccacttggagacaccagtcagacctctcacccaaaccccacagtctggagaggtgtgtggccacttggagacaccagtcagacctctcactcaaaccccacagtctggagaggtgtgtggccacttggagacaccagtcagacctctcactcaaaccccacagtctggagaggtgtgtggccacgtggagacaccagtcagacctctcactcaaaccccacagtctggagaggtgtgtggccacttggagacgccagtcagacctctcacccaaaccccacagtctggagaggtgtgtggccacttggagacaccagtcagacctctcactcaaaccccacagtctggagaggtgtgtggccacttggagacaccagtcagacctctcactcaaaccccacagtctggagaggtgtgtggccacttggagacaccagtcagacctctcactcaaaccccacagtctggagaggtgtgtggccacttggagacgccagtcagacctctcacccaaaccccacagtctggagaggtgtgtggccacttggagacaccagtcagacctctcactcaaaccccacagtctggagag gtgtgtggccacttggagacgccagtcagacctctcacccaaaccccacagtctggagaggtgtgtggccacttggagacaccagtcagacctctcactcaaaccccacagtctggagaggtgtgtggccacgtggagacaccagtcagacctctcattcaacccccacagtctggagaggtgtgtggccacttggagacaccagtcagacctctcactcaaaccccacagtctggagaggtgtgtggccacgtggagacaccagtcagacctctcattCAACCCTTTAAACCCACATTTTCCAGCAATAATCTTAACATGTTACTGA
- the LOC127922672 gene encoding uncharacterized protein LOC127922672 isoform X17, which yields MHSLERCVATWRHQSDLSPKPHSLERCVATWRHQSDLSPKPHSLERCVATWRHQSDLSPKPHSLERCVATWRHQSDLSPKPHSLERCVATWRHQSDLSPKPHSLERCVATWRHQSDLSLKPHSLERCVATWRRQSDLSPKPHSLERCVATWRHQSDLSLKPHSLERCVATWRHQSDLSLKPHSLERCVATWRHQSDLSLKPHSLERCVATWRRQSDLSLKPHSLERCVATWRHQSDLSLKPHSLERCVATWRHQSDLSLKPHSLERCVATWRHQSDLSPKPHSLERCVAMWRHQSDLSPKPHSLERCVATWRHQSDLSLKPHSLERCVATWRHQSDLSLKPHSLERCVATWRHQSDLSLKPHSLERCVATWRRQSDLSPKPHSLERCVATWRHQSDLSLKPHSLERCVATWRRQSDLSPKPHSLERCVATWRHQSDLSLKPHSLERCVATWRHQSDLSLKPHSLERCVATWRRQSDLSLKPHSLERCVATWRRQSDLSLKPHSLERCVATWRHQSDLSPKPHSLERCVATWRHQSDLSLKPHSLERCVATWRRQSDLSLKPHSLERCVATWRRQSDLSPKPHSLERCVATWRRQSDLSLKPHSLERCVATWRHQSDLSLKPHSLERCVATWRHQSDLSLKPHSLERCVATWRRQSDLSLKPHSLERCVATWRHQSDLSPKPHSLERCVATWRHQSDLSLKPHSLERCVATWRHQSDLSLKPHSLERCVATWRHQSDLSLKPHSLERCVATWRHQSDLSLKPHSLERCVATWRHQSDLSLKPHSLERCVATWRHQSDLSPKPHSLERCVATWRHQSDLSPKPHSLERCVATWRRQSDLSPKPHSLERCVATWRRQSDLSLKPHSLERCVATWRHQSDLSPKPHSLERCVATWRHQSDLSPKPHSLERCVATWRHQSDLSPKPHSLERCVATWRHQSDLSLKPHSLERCVATWRHQSDLSLKPHSLERCVATWRHQSDLSLKPHSLERCVATWRRQSDLSLKSHSLERCVATWRHQSDLSLKPHSLERCVATWRHQSDLSLKPHSLERCVATWRRQSDLSLKSHSLERCVATWRHQSDLSLKPHSLERCVATWRHQSDLSPKPHSLERCVATWRHQSDLSLKPHSLERCVATWRHQSDLSLKPHSLERCVATWRHQSDLSLKSHSLERCVATWRRQSDLSLKSHSLERCVATWRRQSDLSPKPHSLERCVATWRHQSDLSPKPHSLERCVATWRHQSDLSLKPHSLERCVATWRHQSDLSLKPHSLERCVATWRHQSDLSLKPHSLERCVATWRRQSDLSPKPHSLERCVATWRHQSDLSLKPHSLERCVATWRHQSDLSLKPHSLERCVATWRHQSDLSLKPHSLERCVATWRRQSDLSPKPHSLERCVATWRHQSDLSLKPHSLERCVATWRRQSDLSPKPHSLERCVATWRHQSDLSLKPHSLERCVATWRHQSDLSFNPHSLERCVATWRHQSDLSLKPHSLERCVATWRHQSDLSFNPLNPHFPAIILTCY from the exons atgcacagtctggagaggtgtgtggccacttggagacaccagtcagacctctcacccaaaccccacagtctggagaggtgtgtggccacttggagacaccagtcagacctctcacccaaaccccacagtctggagaggtgtgtggccacttggagacaccagtcagacctctcacccaaaccccacagtctggagaggtgtgtggccacttggagacaccagtcagacctctcacccaaaccccacagtctggagaggtgtgtggccacttggagacaccagtcagacctctcacccaaaccccacagtctggagaggtgtgtggccacttggagacaccagtcagacctctcactcaaaccccacagtctggagaggtgtgtggccacttggagacgccagtcagacctctcacccaaaccccacagtctggagaggtgtgtggccacttggagacaccagtcagacctctcactcaaaccccacagtctggagag gtgtgtggccacgtggagacaccagtcagacctctcactcaaaccccacagtctggagaggtgtgtggccacttggagacaccagtcagacctctcactcaaaccccacagtctggagaggtgtgtggccacttggagacgccagtcagacctctcactcaaaccccacagtctggagaggtgtgtggccacttggagacaccagtcagacctctcactcaaaccccacagtctggagaggtgtgtggccacttggagacaccagtcagacctctcactcaaaccccacagtctggagaggtgtgtggccacttggagacaccagtcagacctctcacccaaaccccacagtctggagaggtgtgtggccatgtggagacaccagtcagacctctcacccaaaccccacagtctggagaggtgtgtggccacttggagacaccagtcagacctctcactcaaaccccacagtctggagaggtgtgtggccacttggagacaccagtcagacctctcactcaaaccccacagtctggagaggtgtgtggccacttggagacaccagtcagacctctcactcaaaccccacagtctggagaggtgtgtggccacttggagacgccagtcagacctctcacccaaaccccacagtctggagaggtgtgtggccacttggagacaccagtcagacctctcactcaaaccccacagtctggagaggtgtgtggccacttggagacgccagtcagacctctcacccaaaccccacagtctggagaggtgtgtggccacttggagacaccagtcagacctctcactcaaaccccacagtctggagag gtgtgtggccacgtggagacaccagtcagacctctcactcaaaccccacagtctggagaggtgtgtggccacttggagacgccagtcagacctctcactcaaaccccacagtctggagag gtgtgtggccacttggagacgccagtcagacctctcactcaaaccccacagtctggagaggtgtgtggccacttggagacaccagtcagacctctcacccaaaccccacagtctggagaggtgtgtggccacttggagacaccagtcagacctctcactcaaaccccacagtctggagaggtgtgtggccacttggagacgccagtcagacctctcactcaaaccccacagtctggagaggtgtgtggccacttggagacgccagtcagacctctcacccaaaccccacagtctggagaggtgtgtggccacttggagacgccagtcagacctctcactcaaaccccacagtctggagaggtgtgtggccacttggagacaccagtcagacctctcactcaaaccccacagtctggagaggtgtgtggccacttggagacaccagtcagacctctcactcaaaccccacagtctggagaggtgtgtggccacttggagacgccagtcagacctctcactcaaaccccacagtctggagaggtgtgtggccacttggagacaccagtcagacctctcacccaaaccccacagtctggagaggtgtgtggccacttggagacaccagtcagacctctcactcaaaccccacagtctggagaggtgtgtggccacttggagacaccagtcagacctctcactcaaaccccacagtctggagaggtgtgtggccacttggagacaccagtcagacctctcactcaaaccccacagtctggagaggtgtgtggccacttggagacaccagtcagacctctcactcaaaccccacagtctggagaggtgtgtggccacttggagacaccagtcagacctctcactcaaaccccacagtctggagaggtgtgtggccacttggagacaccagtcagacctctcacccaaaccccacagtctggagaggtgtgtggccacttggagacaccagtcagacctctcacccaaaccccacagtctggagag gtgtgtggccacttggagacgccagtcagacctctcacccaaaccccacagtctggagaggtgtgtggccacttggagacgccagtcagacctctcactcaaaccccacagtctggagaggtgtgtggccacttggagacaccagtcagacctctcacccaaaccccacagtctggagaggtgtgtggccacttggagacaccagtcagacctctcacccaaaccccacagtctggagaggtgtgtggccacttggagacaccagtcagacctctcacccaaaccccacagtctggagaggtgtgtggccacttggagacaccagtcagacctctcactcaaaccccacagtctggagaggtgtgtggccacttggagacaccagtcagacctctcactcaaaccccacagtctggagaggtgtgtggccacttggagacaccagtcagacctctcactcaaaccccacagtctggagaggtgtgtggccacttggagacgccagtcagacctctcactcaaatcccacagtctggagaggtgtgtggccacttggagacaccagtcagacctctcactcaaaccccacagtctggagaggtgtgtggccacttggagacaccagtcagacctctcactcaaaccccacagtctggagaggtgtgtggccacttggagacgccagtcagacctctcactcaaatcccacagtctggagag gtgtgtggccacttggagacaccagtcagacctctcactcaaaccccacagtctggagaggtgtgtggccacttggagacaccagtcagacctctcacccaaaccccacagtctggagaggtgtgtggccacttggagacaccagtcagacctctcactcaaaccccacagtctggagaggtgtgtggccacgtggagacaccagtcagacctctcactcaaaccccacagtctggagaggtgtgtggccacttggagacaccagtcagacctctcactcaaatcccacagtctggagaggtgtgtggccacttggagacgccagtcagacctctcactcaaatcccacagtctggagag gtgtgtggccacttggagacgccagtcagacctctcacccaaaccccacagtctggagaggtgtgtggccacttggagacaccagtcagacctctcacccaaaccccacagtctggagaggtgtgtggccacttggagacaccagtcagacctctcactcaaaccccacagtctggagaggtgtgtggccacttggagacaccagtcagacctctcactcaaaccccacagtctggagaggtgtgtggccacgtggagacaccagtcagacctctcactcaaaccccacagtctggagaggtgtgtggccacttggagacgccagtcagacctctcacccaaaccccacagtctggagaggtgtgtggccacttggagacaccagtcagacctctcactcaaaccccacagtctggagaggtgtgtggccacttggagacaccagtcagacctctcactcaaaccccacagtctggagaggtgtgtggccacttggagacaccagtcagacctctcactcaaaccccacagtctggagaggtgtgtggccacttggagacgccagtcagacctctcacccaaaccccacagtctggagaggtgtgtggccacttggagacaccagtcagacctctcactcaaaccccacagtctggagag gtgtgtggccacttggagacgccagtcagacctctcacccaaaccccacagtctggagaggtgtgtggccacttggagacaccagtcagacctctcactcaaaccccacagtctggagaggtgtgtggccacgtggagacaccagtcagacctctcattcaacccccacagtctggagaggtgtgtggccacttggagacaccagtcagacctctcactcaaaccccacagtctggagaggtgtgtggccacgtggagacaccagtcagacctctcattCAACCCTTTAAACCCACATTTTCCAGCAATAATCTTAACATGTTACTGA